One Misgurnus anguillicaudatus chromosome 22, ASM2758022v2, whole genome shotgun sequence DNA segment encodes these proteins:
- the cox7c gene encoding cytochrome c oxidase subunit 7C, mitochondrial, with the protein MLGQAVRRFATSAVRSSHYAEGPGKNLPFSVDNKWRLLGMMVLFFGSGFTFPFIVVRHQILKN; encoded by the exons ATGCTCGGACAAGCGGTGAGAAGATTTGCGACCTCCGCGGTTCGCTCCAGCCACTATGCTGAGGGACCAGGGAAG AACCTGCCATTCTCAGTAGACAACAAGTGGAGGCTTTTGGGCATGATGGTGCTGTTCTTTGGCAGTGGGTTTACCTTCCCATTCATTGTTGTCAGGCATCAGATCCTGAAGAATTGA